One Eubacteriales bacterium mix99 genomic window carries:
- a CDS encoding ABC transporter ATP-binding protein encodes MIEIKHLSKSYNRGSEKAVDDLNLNVRPGEIFGFLGPNGAGKTTTIKMMVGLLNPDSGTIRLAGFDTAENPLEAKRQTGYVPDNPDVYDRLTGIEYLNFLADVYEVPVKERHGRILQFLDMFDLADAVGDLIKSYSHGMKQKIVLTGALLHNPAVWILDEPMVGLDPKSSHLLKEYMRKHCDEGNTVFFSTHVLEVAEKLCDRIGIINKGKLIAMGTMEELRHGDQADSLENIFLELTER; translated from the coding sequence ATGATAGAAATCAAGCATCTTTCAAAGAGTTATAACAGAGGTTCCGAAAAAGCTGTGGACGATTTGAATCTGAATGTCCGTCCCGGAGAGATCTTTGGGTTTTTGGGTCCCAACGGAGCAGGGAAAACCACTACCATTAAAATGATGGTGGGTCTTTTAAATCCCGATAGCGGGACCATTCGGCTTGCAGGGTTTGATACTGCGGAGAATCCCCTGGAAGCAAAGCGGCAGACAGGATATGTCCCGGATAACCCGGATGTCTATGACCGGCTCACCGGGATCGAATACCTGAATTTCCTGGCAGATGTCTATGAAGTGCCTGTGAAGGAAAGGCACGGGCGGATCCTTCAATTCCTCGACATGTTCGACCTGGCGGACGCGGTGGGAGATCTCATAAAAAGTTATTCTCATGGGATGAAGCAGAAAATTGTATTGACAGGCGCCCTGCTGCACAATCCTGCAGTATGGATACTGGATGAACCAATGGTCGGGCTGGATCCCAAATCATCCCATCTTTTGAAGGAATATATGAGGAAACACTGCGATGAGGGCAATACCGTGTTCTTTTCCACTCATGTTTTGGAGGTGGCGGAAAAGCTTTGTGACCGGATTGGTATCATCAACAAAGGAAAACTGATTGCCATGGGTACCATGGAGGAGCTCAGACACGGCGACCAGGCCGATTCCCTGGAAAATATCTTTTTGGAGCTGACGGAACGATGA
- a CDS encoding superoxide dismutase family protein, whose product MYQNDYWTNWENRNAVAYVTGGPLRPQINGVVNFQNVAGGTWVSVQITGLPEYKPATATEAPIGPLGFHIHENGVCEVGNPNDPFQAAGGHWNPTNQPHGNHAGDFPVLFSNQGRACMGFFTDKFQVNEIVGKSIIIHQSPDDYRTQPAGDSGKRLACGVIQWAG is encoded by the coding sequence TTGTATCAGAATGATTATTGGACGAATTGGGAAAACAGAAATGCGGTTGCTTACGTGACAGGCGGACCGCTGCGGCCTCAAATCAACGGAGTGGTAAATTTTCAGAACGTTGCGGGAGGAACCTGGGTCAGCGTACAGATCACCGGCTTGCCGGAATATAAACCGGCAACGGCAACGGAGGCGCCGATAGGGCCGCTTGGATTTCACATCCATGAAAACGGCGTATGCGAAGTGGGCAATCCAAACGATCCGTTTCAGGCTGCCGGTGGGCACTGGAATCCTACGAATCAGCCTCATGGGAACCACGCAGGGGACTTCCCCGTCCTGTTTTCCAATCAGGGTAGGGCCTGTATGGGATTTTTTACTGACAAGTTTCAAGTAAATGAGATTGTGGGAAAGTCCATTATTATTCACCAAAGTCCCGATGATTACCGGACCCAGCCTGCCGGGGACTCCGGAAAGCGGCTGGCCTGCGGTGTGATTCAGTGGGCAGGGTAA
- a CDS encoding sialate O-acetylesterase, producing the protein MKFVLILLLCAGFMLIGMPYRAWVDYPVRDISYHSASIPVIGPAEPDHPPAMDRFDLYLFLGQSNMASRAPVPIFSTGRVDRAYLLNREDRWEPAGFGALRKDGRGVQGYNRYSSVELPNKINGFSMGYPFAQEIVRAVPDRSIGLIYNAIGRTSLGQWQKGAGTRYFEEAVRRTRVAMKSGTLKAILWHQGESDRNNKEYRMQLQRFVKDLRGELGVGPDVPFLAGKLLPRDPYRLFNTMISDIGQWIPNSDCVDSMEISDIGDGIHINAEGQKVLGRRYAEKVLRMVYGKAE; encoded by the coding sequence ATGAAATTTGTTCTTATTCTACTGCTCTGTGCCGGCTTTATGCTGATCGGCATGCCATACCGCGCATGGGTCGATTATCCTGTACGGGACATTTCCTATCATTCGGCTTCCATCCCTGTCATCGGGCCGGCGGAACCGGATCATCCGCCGGCCATGGATAGATTTGATCTGTATCTGTTTCTTGGACAATCCAATATGGCCTCCAGAGCACCCGTTCCGATCTTTTCCACCGGCAGGGTGGACAGGGCCTATCTTTTGAACAGGGAAGACAGATGGGAACCTGCAGGCTTTGGTGCGCTCAGGAAGGACGGAAGGGGAGTCCAGGGCTACAATCGATACTCAAGCGTTGAACTTCCCAATAAAATCAATGGATTCAGCATGGGGTACCCGTTTGCGCAGGAAATTGTGCGGGCCGTTCCCGACAGAAGTATCGGGCTGATTTATAATGCCATAGGCAGAACATCTCTGGGGCAATGGCAGAAAGGTGCGGGCACCAGGTACTTTGAAGAGGCCGTACGAAGGACAAGGGTGGCCATGAAGTCCGGTACGCTGAAGGCAATTTTATGGCACCAGGGTGAGAGCGACAGAAACAACAAAGAATACAGGATGCAGCTTCAGAGGTTTGTGAAGGATTTACGAGGGGAGTTGGGCGTTGGGCCCGATGTGCCTTTTCTGGCCGGTAAATTACTGCCGAGGGATCCCTATCGCCTCTTTAATACGATGATTTCAGATATCGGACAATGGATCCCCAACTCGGACTGTGTGGATAGCATGGAAATATCGGATATCGGGGATGGGATCCATATCAATGCAGAAGGGCAGAAGGTACTTGGAAGGCGATACGCTGAGAAAGTACTCCGTATGGTTTACGGGAAAGCGGAATAG
- a CDS encoding N-acetylneuraminate lyase, which translates to MKNLRGIIPALLTPFTLSGEVNKKALRQLIEMNIQKGVSAFYSCGSSAEAFLLTTDERKDILETVVDAVNGRCAVIAHIGAISQDTAIELARHAEKTGADVISSIPPFYYNFTFEEIKSYYYSIAEKVSTPILIYNFPAFSGVTLTVDRASQFLCDKRFIGVKHTSSDFYVLNRLKKTYPDKLIFNGYDEMLLSGLAAGADGGIGSTYNFMAEKYIRIMKLFQQGQMEEARKIQTEADNIIDVLAKVGVMPGEKAILTMMGLDFGECRKPFKPITAEEYEMLKKATADLL; encoded by the coding sequence ATGAAAAATCTCAGAGGAATCATACCGGCATTACTGACACCGTTTACCTTAAGCGGTGAGGTAAACAAGAAAGCATTGAGGCAGCTTATCGAAATGAATATTCAAAAGGGGGTATCCGCATTTTACAGCTGCGGCAGCTCTGCGGAAGCCTTTTTATTGACCACGGACGAACGGAAGGACATACTGGAAACAGTTGTGGATGCGGTAAACGGCAGGTGTGCAGTTATTGCCCATATCGGTGCTATTTCCCAGGATACTGCCATTGAACTGGCCAGGCATGCAGAGAAAACAGGTGCTGATGTCATTTCGTCCATCCCGCCTTTTTATTACAATTTTACATTTGAAGAGATAAAATCCTATTACTATAGTATTGCTGAAAAAGTTTCCACACCCATTCTCATTTATAATTTTCCTGCGTTCTCTGGTGTCACTTTGACGGTGGACAGAGCAAGCCAATTTCTCTGCGATAAACGATTTATAGGAGTGAAGCATACTTCGAGTGATTTTTATGTGTTGAACCGCTTAAAGAAAACATATCCTGATAAACTGATTTTTAATGGCTATGATGAAATGCTCCTTTCCGGTTTGGCAGCGGGGGCAGATGGAGGCATAGGCAGCACTTATAATTTCATGGCCGAGAAATACATACGGATTATGAAGCTGTTTCAGCAGGGACAAATGGAAGAAGCCCGTAAAATTCAAACTGAAGCGGATAATATTATTGACGTATTGGCCAAGGTGGGAGTAATGCCCGGAGAAAAGGCCATATTGACAATGATGGGCCTGGACTTTGGAGAATGCCGCAAACCGTTTAAACCCATAACAGCAGAAGAATATGAAATGCTGAAGAAAGCGACAGCCGATTTACTTTGA
- a CDS encoding sialidase family protein — protein MQELYKTSLTRYNEGPYPYYRIPGMVVTAKGTILTYFETRMGGSDWQTRGVGYRRSEDGGQTWSSIDMLAERTTNTAVNNPVMIAARDGRIYFLWQEDYHRGFLQYSDDDGISFHSLVEITEYLEQFYTKYGYRWDVFAFGPGHGIELKSGTLLVPVWMANGGKRVHHPSVVSTIVSHDSGKTWEVGEIIGPRDLSGNNSKVVLKKDKDSDCERFHDEVPSPDSLRNPNETSAVQLDDGSVLLNIRHEGKTHYRAISVSPNGLTDFSEPIYDRQLPDPICCGSITRSGKPVSGQCHAIAFSNCAVRPCRENNYSRVRARLTLRLSLDNCQTWNFSRLLEERAGYSDIAFSNDGKWLYCFYEHDVDGELYTQPRYLTFARVNLEWLTDGETNSEIMTRDKKQV, from the coding sequence ATGCAGGAATTATACAAGACATCCCTGACCCGCTATAATGAAGGCCCATATCCCTATTATCGGATCCCCGGAATGGTGGTTACCGCGAAGGGGACGATACTCACCTATTTTGAAACCCGCATGGGAGGCAGCGATTGGCAGACCAGGGGTGTAGGCTACCGCCGCAGTGAAGATGGTGGACAAACCTGGTCATCAATTGATATGTTGGCGGAAAGAACAACGAATACGGCTGTCAATAATCCCGTCATGATAGCAGCAAGAGATGGTCGCATCTATTTTCTATGGCAGGAAGATTACCACAGGGGATTTCTGCAATACAGCGACGATGATGGGATCTCTTTCCACTCTCTGGTTGAGATCACGGAATACCTGGAGCAATTTTATACAAAGTACGGTTATCGATGGGATGTTTTCGCATTTGGACCGGGCCATGGCATCGAGTTGAAAAGCGGTACACTGTTAGTGCCAGTTTGGATGGCGAACGGCGGAAAAAGGGTACATCACCCTTCCGTCGTCTCCACCATTGTCAGCCATGATTCGGGAAAGACATGGGAAGTGGGGGAGATTATCGGCCCCAGGGATTTATCCGGTAATAATTCCAAAGTTGTTTTGAAAAAAGATAAGGATTCAGATTGCGAAAGGTTCCACGATGAAGTGCCCTCTCCGGACAGCTTGCGAAATCCAAACGAAACCAGTGCCGTTCAGCTGGACGATGGTTCTGTCCTTCTCAATATCCGCCACGAAGGAAAGACACATTATCGTGCAATTAGCGTCTCTCCCAATGGCTTGACTGATTTTTCTGAACCGATCTATGACAGGCAATTACCGGATCCCATATGCTGCGGAAGTATTACAAGGAGTGGAAAGCCTGTATCCGGGCAGTGCCATGCCATTGCATTTTCCAATTGTGCGGTACGTCCCTGCCGGGAAAATAATTATTCCAGGGTGCGAGCCAGGCTTACATTAAGGTTATCTCTGGATAACTGCCAAACATGGAATTTTTCCCGCCTGTTGGAGGAACGTGCAGGATATTCGGACATTGCTTTTTCCAATGATGGTAAATGGCTATACTGTTTTTATGAGCATGATGTGGATGGAGAATTATATACCCAGCCGCGTTATCTGACATTTGCCCGGGTAAACTTGGAGTGGCTAACCGACGGAGAAACGAACAGTGAAATCATGACACGAGATAAGAAACAAGTATAA
- a CDS encoding DNA topoisomerase, giving the protein MKSRPALFCRRRASSRPCTKTTPTRSSATTPKHNTPRPHSRGCGLQSLYAKKLCTYPRTDSRFLTNDMEGTVSALASVVASICGADVPENLNAGQVCDSTKVSDHHAIVPKQLPIGNLLVLGRFMPPWRIPFPRLTG; this is encoded by the coding sequence GTGAAATCTCGGCCTGCCTTGTTTTGTAGGCGCAGAGCCAGCTCAAGGCCCTGTACAAAGACAACGCCGACACGATCATCGGCAACGACGCCAAAACACAACACTCCGCGCCCCCATTCACGGGGGTGCGGTCTGCAATCGCTTTATGCAAAGAAACTCTGTACCTATCCGCGCACCGACAGCCGCTTCCTGACAAACGATATGGAAGGGACCGTCTCGGCGCTTGCTTCCGTTGTCGCCTCGATCTGCGGCGCGGATGTTCCCGAAAACCTCAACGCCGGTCAGGTCTGCGACAGTACGAAGGTCAGCGACCATCACGCCATCGTTCCCAAGCAACTACCCATAGGGAATTTATTGGTTTTGGGACGCTTCATGCCGCCATGGAGGATCCCCTTTCCGAGATTGACCGGATAG
- a CDS encoding IS66 family insertion sequence element accessory protein TnpB yields the protein MSGYTKNCDAVPAVGLGEEVKERIAGGQTVNAFCEEKGISKATYYYRQKKVREAACTGLLEKQGGEGGLVPNGWTQLEEPKLAAATESMLTIEIGGCHIKVTASTDSELLAKVCRVLRSL from the coding sequence TTGAGTGGATACACAAAAAATTGTGACGCGGTTCCGGCTGTCGGGCTGGGTGAAGAGGTAAAAGAGCGGATCGCCGGCGGGCAGACCGTAAACGCATTCTGCGAAGAAAAGGGAATCAGCAAAGCCACCTATTACTACAGACAGAAGAAAGTACGGGAAGCTGCCTGTACGGGGCTATTGGAGAAACAAGGCGGCGAGGGCGGTCTTGTGCCGAACGGATGGACGCAGCTTGAGGAGCCTAAACTTGCCGCCGCTACCGAAAGTATGCTGACCATCGAAATCGGCGGCTGTCATATCAAGGTAACTGCCTCGACGGATTCGGAACTGTTGGCGAAGGTCTGCCGCGTACTGAGGTCGCTGTGA
- the tnpB gene encoding IS66 family insertion sequence element accessory protein TnpB (TnpB, as the term is used for proteins encoded by IS66 family insertion elements, is considered an accessory protein, since TnpC, encoded by a neighboring gene, is a DDE family transposase.) — MRFGEKPVYLCCGCTDMRKSINGLMTLVQQSFSLDPFADALFVFCNRNRDRIKILEWDGDGFWLYFKRLERGHFRWPSSDGEATMALNSEELSCLIDSARLAKKLSRSEVSERKIS, encoded by the coding sequence ATGCGCTTCGGTGAAAAGCCCGTGTATCTGTGCTGCGGATGCACGGACATGAGGAAATCCATCAATGGGCTGATGACGCTTGTGCAGCAGAGCTTTTCTCTGGACCCTTTCGCCGATGCGCTGTTCGTTTTCTGCAACCGAAACCGTGACCGTATAAAAATACTTGAATGGGACGGCGACGGCTTCTGGCTGTATTTCAAGCGGCTGGAACGCGGACATTTCCGTTGGCCGTCGTCGGATGGAGAAGCGACAATGGCGCTGAACAGCGAAGAATTATCCTGTCTGATTGACAGTGCAAGGCTTGCAAAGAAGCTCAGCCGAAGCGAGGTTTCCGAACGTAAAATTTCGTAA
- a CDS encoding IS66 family transposase: MEKREKTVEIPLHVYENFLKQAEQIAELKQQVEWLTEQFRLASHKRFGTSSEQTDNGQLCLFNEAEETADLTAPEPEITKVKAHYRRKTRLTTDKLPEDLPVEVILHELPEEKRVCPDCGCPLHKMGEEVREELKIIPAKAVLVRHVRHIYACRHCEESSDRVPIVKASMPEPVIKGGFASPESVAHIAVQKFVMGSPLYRQEREWAQNGILLSRQTMSNWLVKASEDWLEPIYKEMKRQLCEHQVLHADETTLQVLHENGKPARSKSYMWLYRTSGEAEHQIVLYDYQRDRKYTHPETFLKDFSGFLHTDGYDGYHKLPDRITVVGCWAHLRRKFDEALQTLPKEKRDSSDAQKGIAYCDRLFHFEKQFALLSPEERREKREQLSKPMMEAFFTWADSLRALPKSLLGKAVYYAQSQRKYLRAYLLDGRLEISNNRAENSIRPFVMGRKNWLFSNTPNGARASAVYYSLIVSARENGLVPFEYLTKIFTQAPNGVDPKTLMPWKVSPLA; the protein is encoded by the coding sequence ATGGAAAAGCGAGAGAAAACAGTTGAAATTCCGCTGCATGTTTATGAGAATTTTCTCAAGCAGGCGGAGCAGATTGCCGAGCTGAAACAGCAGGTAGAGTGGCTGACGGAACAATTTCGACTTGCCAGTCACAAACGATTTGGCACGTCCAGTGAGCAGACGGACAACGGACAGTTGTGCTTGTTCAACGAAGCGGAGGAAACCGCCGATTTGACCGCACCGGAGCCGGAGATCACTAAAGTCAAAGCGCATTATCGCCGGAAGACCCGTCTGACCACCGACAAGCTGCCGGAAGATTTGCCCGTCGAGGTCATCCTGCATGAGCTGCCGGAAGAAAAACGTGTCTGTCCTGACTGCGGCTGTCCTCTGCACAAGATGGGCGAAGAGGTGCGCGAGGAACTGAAAATCATCCCGGCAAAAGCCGTGCTTGTCCGCCATGTACGGCATATTTACGCCTGCCGGCACTGTGAGGAATCTTCCGACCGTGTGCCGATCGTCAAGGCGAGCATGCCGGAACCCGTCATCAAAGGCGGTTTCGCATCGCCCGAATCGGTCGCCCACATCGCTGTACAGAAATTTGTGATGGGCAGCCCGCTTTACCGGCAGGAGCGGGAATGGGCACAAAACGGCATTCTGCTTTCCCGTCAGACGATGTCGAATTGGCTCGTAAAAGCCAGTGAAGATTGGCTGGAGCCGATATACAAAGAGATGAAACGGCAGTTATGCGAGCATCAGGTCCTTCACGCAGACGAAACCACCCTCCAGGTGCTGCATGAGAACGGCAAGCCCGCCCGGAGCAAGAGTTATATGTGGCTTTACCGGACAAGCGGCGAGGCGGAACACCAAATTGTGCTGTATGACTACCAAAGGGACCGAAAGTATACCCACCCGGAAACCTTTTTGAAAGATTTTTCGGGTTTTCTCCATACGGACGGTTATGACGGCTATCACAAACTCCCTGACCGGATTACCGTTGTGGGCTGTTGGGCACATCTGCGCCGAAAGTTCGACGAGGCGCTGCAAACGCTGCCGAAAGAAAAACGTGACTCGTCCGATGCCCAAAAAGGGATCGCCTACTGTGACAGGCTGTTTCATTTTGAGAAACAGTTTGCTTTGCTGTCCCCGGAAGAACGCCGGGAAAAGCGTGAACAACTCTCCAAACCGATGATGGAGGCTTTTTTCACATGGGCCGATTCGCTTCGCGCGCTGCCAAAGTCTCTGCTGGGCAAGGCGGTCTATTATGCGCAGAGCCAGCGCAAATATCTCAGAGCTTATTTATTGGACGGCAGGCTTGAAATCAGCAACAACCGCGCTGAAAATTCGATCCGTCCCTTTGTGATGGGACGCAAAAACTGGCTGTTTTCCAACACCCCTAACGGCGCGAGAGCCAGCGCGGTTTATTACAGTCTGATCGTTTCCGCCAGAGAAAACGGGCTTGTGCCGTTTGAATATCTCACGAAGATTTTCACTCAAGCTCCGAACGGCGTCGATCCTAAAACCCTTATGCCATGGAAGGTGTCACCCTTGGCTTGA
- a CDS encoding transposase gives MGKYSVPESILKFKPKGTMVKLISGRYYVYEYSSVKGSDGKRRTKMGKEIGTILDGVGFVPNNGFNCDEEITTLEFGEYAVVLSNSQKTLLLLQECFNQVDALRIYVVALIHYIHGFLYMKDIHKYYEMSYLSLKYPSLKLGYAALSSLYDSLGRRQGKILHLEEKLVTECSGQVAIDGHVIGCGSMENDLAEKGYKFWKIGEPQINLLMAYDVNTGMPLISRIYEGGSQDKVSVKDLLVQVELKDLLFIVDRGFYSADNLNLFTSNGNSYIIPLAKNLTTCKMAVSSLEMTGRFMYQKGRKASVVEYREQITDGQRVLTFRDLNEASTEQANYLRHLARGDKSYTDENFNKLKDFMGVTVLQTSLTAQTPQEIYELYKKRWSIETYYNYFKNKADYNALYQADFYKTQGLAFIMLVSALIHKNFEDAVAGIKGKSAQDCILDAKMVKANKRRGCWIVCNCKKSHQTLFNQLNTKMAVEV, from the coding sequence GTGGGTAAATATTCTGTGCCAGAATCCATACTAAAATTCAAGCCAAAAGGCACGATGGTGAAGCTTATTTCCGGGCGCTACTATGTTTATGAATATTCCAGCGTAAAAGGATCTGACGGAAAACGACGAACAAAAATGGGAAAAGAAATCGGAACAATCCTGGATGGCGTCGGATTCGTCCCAAATAACGGATTTAATTGTGACGAGGAAATAACCACTCTTGAATTTGGCGAATATGCGGTTGTCCTTTCAAATTCTCAGAAAACGCTATTGCTTCTTCAAGAATGCTTCAATCAAGTAGATGCCCTCAGAATATATGTGGTGGCACTGATTCATTATATACATGGTTTTTTGTACATGAAAGATATACATAAGTACTACGAAATGAGCTATCTATCCCTGAAATACCCTTCCCTGAAGCTGGGATACGCCGCATTATCTTCTCTGTATGATAGCCTGGGCCGTCGCCAGGGAAAAATACTCCATCTGGAAGAAAAACTTGTTACTGAGTGCTCAGGGCAAGTCGCAATTGATGGGCACGTAATAGGCTGTGGCTCTATGGAAAACGATCTTGCTGAAAAGGGATATAAATTCTGGAAAATCGGAGAACCACAGATCAATCTTCTCATGGCATATGACGTTAACACCGGTATGCCCCTTATTTCCAGAATATATGAAGGCGGGAGCCAGGATAAAGTCAGCGTTAAGGATTTGCTTGTTCAGGTTGAGTTAAAGGATTTGCTCTTTATTGTCGATCGTGGATTCTACAGTGCCGACAACCTCAATCTGTTCACGTCAAATGGCAACTCATACATTATACCGCTTGCCAAAAACCTCACAACCTGCAAGATGGCCGTCAGCAGTCTTGAGATGACAGGAAGATTTATGTACCAAAAAGGACGCAAAGCTTCCGTGGTTGAGTATAGGGAACAGATAACAGACGGGCAAAGAGTTCTTACGTTCAGGGATCTGAACGAGGCTTCAACGGAGCAGGCAAACTATCTCCGCCACCTGGCACGAGGGGATAAGTCGTATACCGATGAAAACTTCAATAAGCTGAAAGATTTTATGGGAGTTACCGTACTGCAGACGAGTTTGACAGCACAGACACCCCAGGAAATTTACGAGCTATACAAGAAGCGTTGGTCTATCGAGACATATTACAACTATTTCAAGAACAAGGCAGACTACAATGCTCTGTATCAAGCCGATTTTTACAAGACACAAGGTCTAGCATTCATTATGCTTGTCAGTGCTCTAATACATAAAAACTTTGAGGATGCTGTAGCCGGAATTAAGGGGAAGTCGGCTCAGGACTGTATTCTTGATGCAAAAATGGTAAAAGCGAATAAACGTCGCGGCTGTTGGATCGTATGCAATTGCAAAAAAAGTCATCAAACTCTATTCAATCAGCTTAATACTAAAATGGCTGTCGAGGTGTGA
- a CDS encoding transposon-encoded TnpW family protein gives MSDSVVSLIAQENECPVLVKKIGKTTYRVQIHFSATSRETMSDKIKRMLRNEISRM, from the coding sequence ATGTCCGACAGTGTTGTCTCCCTTATTGCACAGGAGAACGAATGCCCCGTGCTTGTGAAGAAAATTGGCAAAACCACTTACCGGGTACAAATCCATTTTAGCGCCACCAGCCGGGAAACCATGAGCGACAAAATCAAGCGGATGCTCCGCAACGAGATCAGCCGGATGTAA
- a CDS encoding transposase, translating into MAYVSKDNLDVCEEKGVTLYARTNSAVAAAAATSLDEGFSFNKDAGLLQCPAGELAMRVEKRTAENGNTYLNYFFSKKKCQKCPMCGQCRMGKSKGKCYNITQPSEKNRQRLSFENSDAFRERMKVRHRIEEKNGEMKVTHGLGRADSVGLASMRLQTYFTAFVVNVKRIVKLMDPNPA; encoded by the coding sequence ATGGCCTACGTCAGCAAGGACAACCTTGATGTTTGCGAAGAAAAGGGCGTGACACTTTACGCGAGAACGAACTCCGCTGTTGCAGCGGCAGCTGCAACGTCGCTTGATGAAGGATTCTCATTCAACAAGGACGCCGGACTACTTCAATGTCCGGCAGGTGAGCTTGCGATGCGGGTTGAGAAAAGGACAGCAGAAAACGGGAACACATATCTGAACTATTTTTTCAGTAAAAAAAAGTGCCAGAAATGCCCGATGTGTGGGCAGTGCCGTATGGGGAAATCAAAGGGAAAATGCTACAACATTACGCAGCCAAGCGAGAAGAACCGACAAAGACTTTCGTTTGAAAACAGCGACGCTTTCCGGGAGCGAATGAAAGTCCGGCATAGAATTGAAGAAAAGAACGGGGAGATGAAAGTGACCCACGGCCTCGGCAGAGCCGATTCCGTGGGTCTTGCCTCTATGCGATTGCAAACATATTTTACGGCTTTTGTGGTTAATGTAAAGCGGATAGTCAAGTTAATGGATCCAAATCCGGCCTGA
- a CDS encoding transposase, translating to MNKSITQTTQDDKQNSSTVQRFFKRFHVASALKAANAYKEKGFSVARIFQYLFLLAFSNRSMYMNLLTGKNVPAFAKDTAYRFMRMAHINWMRFTTILSCRIIKDTVAPLTSDDRVNALVIDDSVFDRNRSKKVELLAKIYDHAKHVYLNGFRMLTLGWTDGNTFLPVNSVLLSSEKEKNRITEASQMDKRSVGYKRRKLSVTKGTEAMLELLKTAKAAAIPAKYVLFDSWFSSPKTLHAVKEIGYDVIGMVKKSSKMHFVYEGESLSLPDIYMRNKKRRGRSRYLLSVRVDVVKDGKVIPAKVVYVRNKRKRKEYLCLISTDLSLTEEEIIQVYGKRWDIEVFFKVCKSYLRLSKECRSLSYDAVTAHTAVVFARYMMLSIENRESQDERSLGELFLYFSDEMADITWIQAFHLLMDTFKEKLSDYLELSEKQISSLMDAFMKALPPTLLRSLKAA from the coding sequence ATGAATAAAAGTATAACACAAACCACCCAGGATGATAAGCAGAATTCATCAACTGTCCAAAGATTTTTCAAAAGATTTCATGTCGCGTCAGCATTAAAAGCAGCCAATGCATATAAGGAAAAAGGATTTTCTGTAGCCCGAATCTTCCAGTATCTGTTTTTGTTGGCTTTCTCCAATCGCTCCATGTACATGAATCTTTTGACAGGAAAGAATGTGCCTGCTTTTGCAAAGGATACTGCCTACCGGTTCATGAGAATGGCACATATAAACTGGATGCGCTTTACGACAATCCTTTCTTGCAGAATCATAAAGGATACGGTTGCTCCCCTTACAAGCGATGATCGGGTCAATGCATTGGTGATTGACGACTCCGTATTCGATCGTAATCGCTCCAAAAAGGTGGAGCTGCTTGCTAAGATATACGATCATGCAAAGCATGTCTATCTCAATGGATTTCGTATGCTCACATTGGGATGGACAGATGGAAACACCTTTCTGCCAGTGAACAGTGTTCTCCTGTCCTCTGAAAAAGAGAAAAATCGTATTACGGAGGCAAGCCAAATGGATAAACGTTCCGTTGGATACAAGCGCCGTAAACTTTCCGTGACAAAGGGAACGGAAGCAATGCTGGAGCTGTTGAAAACTGCAAAAGCAGCGGCTATTCCGGCGAAGTATGTTCTTTTTGACAGCTGGTTTTCTTCCCCGAAAACTCTTCATGCCGTAAAGGAAATTGGCTATGATGTAATTGGCATGGTGAAGAAATCCTCTAAAATGCACTTTGTCTATGAAGGAGAAAGCTTATCACTACCCGATATTTACATGCGCAACAAAAAACGTCGCGGCAGGTCCCGGTACCTTCTTTCTGTCAGAGTGGATGTTGTTAAGGACGGGAAAGTTATCCCGGCTAAAGTCGTATATGTCCGCAACAAAAGAAAGAGGAAAGAGTACCTCTGCCTGATATCCACGGATCTGTCCCTGACGGAAGAAGAAATCATCCAGGTTTATGGAAAACGCTGGGATATCGAAGTCTTTTTTAAGGTCTGCAAAAGCTATTTACGATTAAGCAAAGAATGCAGATCTCTGTCATACGATGCAGTAACTGCTCATACGGCAGTTGTTTTCGCCCGATACATGATGCTCTCCATCGAAAACCGTGAATCACAGGATGAACGGTCTCTGGGTGAACTGTTTTTGTACTTCTCTGATGAAATGGCTGATATTACATGGATACAAGCATTTCATCTGCTTATGGACACATTCAAGGAAAAGCTATCCGATTATCTTGAATTATCCGAGAAGCAAATTTCTAGTTTAATGGATGCATTTATGAAAGCCCTTCCCCCAACATTGCTAAGAAGCCTAAAGGCCGCATAA